Proteins encoded in a region of the Zea mays cultivar B73 chromosome 2, Zm-B73-REFERENCE-NAM-5.0, whole genome shotgun sequence genome:
- the LOC103647749 gene encoding transcription factor bHLH130 isoform X2 — protein sequence MYGSPVSKDLNVPVQPPMISSGLLRYRSAPSTVLGDLCEDFLPSASGAASPDNVFSRFLAEHHTRDDKPSPPPPAAVHFPSEADMASQQQQQMMFHSHHHQQQQQMVGAKSGLYRTVSSDIETAAAVGTGGASNLIRQSSSPAGFLDHLNMDNGYGAMLRAGMATADSLAGSGSRLKGQLSFSSRQGSLMSQISEMDSEEVGGSSPEAAGGGRGYIPGYPMGSGSGWEDSSALMSDNLSGLKRPRDSSEPGQFQDAVPCKIRAKRGCATHPRSIAERVRRTKISERIRKLQELVPNMDKQTNTSDMLDLAVDYIKELQKQVKVLKETQANCTCPASKSQQHSC from the exons ATGTACGGCTCGCCGGTGTCCAAGGACCTCAACGTCCCGGTGCAGCCGCCCATGATCTCGTCCGGGCTGCTGAGGTACAGATCGGCGCCCAGCACGGTGCTTGGCGACCTCTGCGAGGACTTCCTCCCTTCCGCGTCCGGCGCCGCCAGCCCCGACAACGTCTTCTCCAGGTTCCTCGCCGAGCACCACACCCGGGACGACAAgccgtcgccgccaccgcctGCCGCGGTCCACTTCCCGAGCGAAGCGGACATGGcttcccagcagcagcagcaaatgATGTTCCACTcccaccaccaccagcagcagcagcagatggTGGGTGCCAAGTCCGGCCTTTACCGCACCGTGAGCTCAGACATAGAAACCGCGGCCGCTGTTGGCACCGGTGGCGCCAGCAACCTGATTCGGCAGAGCAGCTCCCCCGCCGGATTCCTCGATCATCTGAACATGGACAACG GATACGGGGCCATGCTGAGGGCGGGCATGGCCACGGCGGACTCCCTCGCAGGTAGCGGTAGCAGGCTAAAGGGCCAGCTGAGCTTCTCGTCACGGCAGGGGTCATTGATGTCCCAGATCTCAGAGATGGACAGCGAGGAGGTCGGAGGGAGCAGCCCAGAGGCTGCCGGCGGAGGCAGGGGGTACATCCCTGGGTACCCAATGGGTTCTGGTTCTGGGTGGGAGGACTCATCGGCGCTCATGTCAGACAATTTGTCTGGCCTGAAACGCCCCCGGGACTCGTCGGAGCCTGGCCAG TTCCAGGACGCGGTGCCTTGTAAGATCCGTGCCAAGCGGGGATGCGCCACCCATCCGCGCAGCATCGCCGAGAGG GTGAGGAGAACAAAGATCAGTGAGCGAATCCGAAAGCTGCAAGAACTCGTTCCGAACATGGACAAG CAAACCAACACATCTGACATGCTAGATTTGGCTGTCGACTACATCAAGGAACTCCAGAAGCAGGTTAAG GTGTTAAAGGAGACCCAAGCTAATTGCACCTGCCCAGCAAGCAAGAGCCAGCAGCACTCTTGCTGA
- the LOC103647749 gene encoding transcription factor bHLH130 isoform X1 has translation MYGSPVSKDLNVPVQPPMISSGLLRYRSAPSTVLGDLCEDFLPSASGAASPDNVFSRFLAEHHTRDDKPSPPPPAAVHFPSEADMASQQQQQMMFHSHHHQQQQQMVGAKSGLYRTVSSDIETAAAVGTGGASNLIRQSSSPAGFLDHLNMDNGYGAMLRAGMATADSLAGSGSRLKGQLSFSSRQGSLMSQISEMDSEEVGGSSPEAAGGGRGYIPGYPMGSGSGWEDSSALMSDNLSGLKRPRDSSEPGQSRITHQFSLPKTSSEMASIDKFLQFQDAVPCKIRAKRGCATHPRSIAERVRRTKISERIRKLQELVPNMDKQTNTSDMLDLAVDYIKELQKQVKVLKETQANCTCPASKSQQHSC, from the exons ATGTACGGCTCGCCGGTGTCCAAGGACCTCAACGTCCCGGTGCAGCCGCCCATGATCTCGTCCGGGCTGCTGAGGTACAGATCGGCGCCCAGCACGGTGCTTGGCGACCTCTGCGAGGACTTCCTCCCTTCCGCGTCCGGCGCCGCCAGCCCCGACAACGTCTTCTCCAGGTTCCTCGCCGAGCACCACACCCGGGACGACAAgccgtcgccgccaccgcctGCCGCGGTCCACTTCCCGAGCGAAGCGGACATGGcttcccagcagcagcagcaaatgATGTTCCACTcccaccaccaccagcagcagcagcagatggTGGGTGCCAAGTCCGGCCTTTACCGCACCGTGAGCTCAGACATAGAAACCGCGGCCGCTGTTGGCACCGGTGGCGCCAGCAACCTGATTCGGCAGAGCAGCTCCCCCGCCGGATTCCTCGATCATCTGAACATGGACAACG GATACGGGGCCATGCTGAGGGCGGGCATGGCCACGGCGGACTCCCTCGCAGGTAGCGGTAGCAGGCTAAAGGGCCAGCTGAGCTTCTCGTCACGGCAGGGGTCATTGATGTCCCAGATCTCAGAGATGGACAGCGAGGAGGTCGGAGGGAGCAGCCCAGAGGCTGCCGGCGGAGGCAGGGGGTACATCCCTGGGTACCCAATGGGTTCTGGTTCTGGGTGGGAGGACTCATCGGCGCTCATGTCAGACAATTTGTCTGGCCTGAAACGCCCCCGGGACTCGTCGGAGCCTGGCCAG AGCCGCATCACGCACCAGTTCAGCCTGCCCAAGACGTCGTCTGAGATGGCAAGTATTGATAAATTCCTCCAGTTCCAGGACGCGGTGCCTTGTAAGATCCGTGCCAAGCGGGGATGCGCCACCCATCCGCGCAGCATCGCCGAGAGG GTGAGGAGAACAAAGATCAGTGAGCGAATCCGAAAGCTGCAAGAACTCGTTCCGAACATGGACAAG CAAACCAACACATCTGACATGCTAGATTTGGCTGTCGACTACATCAAGGAACTCCAGAAGCAGGTTAAG GTGTTAAAGGAGACCCAAGCTAATTGCACCTGCCCAGCAAGCAAGAGCCAGCAGCACTCTTGCTGA